The window TTGATATTCTCCCTCTAGTTGACAGAGGTTGCAGGCTTGGAAGGCACTATTAGAGGAGACATGATGAAATACTGCAGTGcgtcttgcagatggtacacactgttaccACAGTAAAGCAAATGAAGTGCCAGTCGAGTGGGCTGTATTGTCCTGGATAGTGCCAGGATTCTCAGGCATTTTTGAAGCTGCGCCAATCCAGACAATTGGGAGTATTCCacacactcctgactcatgccttaTAGATGGCAGACAGACATTGGGCAGACAGAAtcagcattccctctaattttcaacCCACTGCACATGTCTCCAAGGCCCACATGTGGCACAGTGACATCCTGAACTGGAATGCACAGCATTCGGTGTGCTGACGCCGATTGCTGTGCATGGAACATTGGTGTGGCTGTGgcacacactgccacacagctTAGAGGGGAACATTGGTCAGGATgtgctgcaggattcttagcctctgacatgctgttgtagccacaggaATTGTACGGCCAGcccagttcagattctggtcaatggtgaccgcAGGATGTTTgtaagtgggggattcagtgacagtgatgcTTTTGAACAGCGCATTATCAATTAGTAATTTTGTGATGTGCATCTCAAATTAAtgaaatatatttgcatcattattAAAGGAAGCTAACCAGAATAGTGCATGAATTGAAGGATTTAGGAAGCATAATATCTGCACGGGGAAGGTTGAACAAATAAATAAGAACAAGGATAACATAGGGAAGGTTGCACCAAATTTTTTTCCCCTtatcaacctgctcagtgatgttgttacatgcctctggagcagatgggaattGATCCCAGGTCTATGTCATTTTGAAGGTTAAGCCACTACCACAACAACCATAAGACGGCCCAAGTGAAGATTGTATTTGGTAAGTTGCAAATCCGAAAGCTAACTAGCCAATTCAAAAACTTATTTGCAAAGAACTGGACTtggattgtttcagagataaagggaactgcagatgctggagaatccgagataacaaagtgtgaagctggatgaacacagcaggccaagcagcatctcaggagcacaaaagctgacgtttcgggcctagaccctctgtctctgatgaagggtctaggcccgaaacgtcagcttttgtgctcctgagatgctgcttggcctgctgtgttcatccagcttcacactttgttatctcggacttcGATTGTTGTTTTGTCTGATTGTCAGAATTGGACCTTACATAAGGAGGCAACCACTCGCTAAATAATTTTGCAATGTGAGATGAAATTCTGGGGAGAGTCAATGAAGAAATCAATTTGTTGAACATAATTATGAACAAGGAGAGTATGTTTGGAATACGTTGGAAGAGAAAATTGCCTTGTATTGTGGGACGTTTCCGAGGAAAAGAGAAAGGTGTAACTACTCAAGGTTGTATAATGCAATCTAATGCATTTTCAGTCTCCACTTTGTGATACAACTGTACATGTTTTGATATAACTACACTTAGTAATCAAATAACCACGGTATGATTTGGTAATTCAATTCCCTTTACCTAATTATAAATATTTTTCTGAACTAATTGAACTTTATGTAAAATATGTCATTGACACATTGTTATCAGAAGGCCAACAGCGTCCAAATGTCATTGATCCTTCAATGCACAAAGCGAAAAGAAACGAATGAGCCTTACTAATTGGCATTTATTGATGTCCGGCCCTCATACAATTGTGGCGAATGGTGGGTTTCTTTAGAAATCGGGTCTAATGAGTGAGACTATATGAAAGGCGCGACACTGTTTCCtgttatggatttttttttccatttagtTGGCTGCTAGCTTGGATCAGCCAAGGACAAGGGGGACACGCGGAAAAGAAAATGGGCTGGATTATTTTTAAATGGCTGCTCCTGGGGATCTGTACGAACTGCTTGATTCTTTCTGACAGAAATGTTAATATTGTGGGTAAGTTGCTAAAGTTGAGCTAATGAGATCGTCAATTCCTCGGCATTGAAGGTAATTGACTTTAGTGTATGTTGGTGAGGTTTTTAAAACCTGGGTGTGTTTTAATGTAACCTAACTTCTCTTGCGCTCGCAATGAGATTTCAGTAGTTGTGTGGTTGAATGGCGCTTCGCTGTGTGAGCGCGCACGTTATCCTTGTGGTTTCCTCGCTGACTCTCGGCTTGGCCTGCAGATGGGGATCGGTGCCGACTATTTTGGCAGACACCCTGTGGAGATGGCTGTGCCCCAGTGTCTTGGCTGTGTGATGGAGATGATGATTGTCCTGGTGGTGTAGACGAACAATGCGGTGAGATCACTTGCTGTTCTGTAAACGTATAACtgggagggtgggagaggttcATAACGGAGATGAACCCCTGTCCCATCAATTTCATGAGGTTGTTTAAACAACTCGGTATGACCTGTTTGAAGCTGATGGGACTTTGACCTGGGATTGTTTGGTCCAGAGGTAGTCACAGCAGTGTGACACTTTACTAGAAAAGTGTTTAGGATCACATCaagaggaaggatgtgattggtGAAGCAAGCAACAGCCAGTATAGAAGTATGGAAGGGTGTGGGTTGAATGAAGCTGAGTAAAACTAAGGCAGACACAATAATTAGCTAACAACCTCATGTTGCTGGTGAGGCCCATTTATCTCAACTAGCTTGCTGGTACTACTATGGGCAATTAATCAATTGCTGCTGGAGACTTGAGTGACATGTCAGATGCTTTATGTTGAAGCTGGTGCTATTCATCCTGAGGGTTTTACTAAATCCAGCAGTAATTACACAATTTGTAATGCTAGTTTTTTGTACTTTGTCTGTTTTATTAATGGAATGTCAACTTCCCAATGACTAGATTGCTTTGAATTTTTGAACCTTGATCACCAGCCTAAGTATTCTTATCTTCCTtccctcctctttccccccccccccccccccaacacttcAGCATGTGCTGAAGTACTATTGCCAGTGGACTTTTAGCTTTACTGAAACATTTCTCGCTCTCGTGGGAATTGCTTTTGGACGCAGACCTGCAACTTTCTCAGAGCAAGGGAAggttagatttcctacagtgtggaaacaggccctctggcccaacaagtccacattaccccttggagcatcttctcttccccacacccctgaactctatgggcaatttagcatggccgatccacctaacctgcacatctttggactgtgggaggaaactggagcacctggaggaaacccatgcagacagggggagaacgtgcaaactcctcgCAGACAGTTtccccaggcccctggtgctgtgtggctgcagtgctagccactgtaataaaatgtgaggctggacgaacacagcagggcccagcagcatctcaggagcacaaaagctgatgtttcgggcctagacccttcatcagagaggggcagatggggtgagggttctggaataaagagggggaggtggagaggaggggataggtcagcccagggaagacagataggtcaaggaggtgggatgaggttagtagggagatggaggtgtggcttggggtgggaggaagggatgggtgagaggaagaacaggttaaggaggcagacaggttggactagttttgggatgcagtgggaagagctgggctggttttgggatgcggtgggggaaggggagattttgaagctggtgaagtccacattgataccattgggctgcagggttcccaagcggaacaagttctgctcctgcaaccttcagctggcatcattgtggcactgcaggaggcccatgatggacatgccatctaaagaatgggaggaggagtggaaatggcttgcgactgggaggtgcagttgtttattgcaaactgagcggaggtgttctgcaaagcagtccccaagcctccacttggtttccccaatgtagaggaagccacaccaggtacagtggatgcagtataccacattggcagatatgcaggtgaacctctgcttaatgtggaaagtcatcttggggcctgggataggagtgtgggggcaagtgtagcatttcctgcagttgcagggaaaggtggtggggttggagggcagtgtggagtgaacaagggagtcatggagagtgagagagcgttacaagctggttgcctgtgatggagactgagaggtccaggaaggtgagggatgtgctggagatggcccaggtgaactgaaggttggggtggaaagtgttgaagtggatgaactgttcttgctcctctagggagcaagaggcggtgatGATAcgttcatcaatgtaacggaggaagaggtggggtttggggcctgtgtaggtgcagaagagggactgctccacgtaacctacaaagaggcaggcatagctggggcccatgcaggtgcccatggccaccccttagtctgtaggaagtaggaggaattgaaagaagttgagggtgaggacgagtttggctaggcagatgagggtgtcggtggagggggactagtcgggcctgtgggacaggaagaagcagagggccttgaggccatctgcatgtggaatgcaggtgtatagggactggacgtccatggtgaaaacgaggtgtggggggggggggggcaccagggaattggagggcgtgggtgctgtcatggacataggtggggagttcctggaccaaaggggagaaaatggagtccagataggtggagatgagttcggtggggcaggagcaggctgagatgatggtcgaccagggcaggcaggtttgtggattttgggaaggagatagaaacgggccatgcggggttggggaacaatgaggttggaggctgtgggtgggaggtcccctgaggtgatgtaGCCACTGTGCCTGGTGAGCTTAGCTGCTGGAGCCAGTGTACTTAAAATTCACTTCTACAAGCAATAAATTGCAGATCATGTGCCAAGTAACAGATTAGGATTTAGTTTGGTTGTCAACAGCATGTGGCCtaattatataaaacaaaaaaattccaaatgGAACACATGGGAGTAGAGCTTCCACTTTTGCCAACTATGAAATCATTGAATATGCTGTCCTAGTCATTTCAAATGAGCCAGTGCTGCATTAAGGCTTGTAATTAGCTTACTGCCCCCATGCAATGTGActtgtttgtttcaataattGCCATAGCTACATGCAAAGTGAGGTATAAAAAATTACAATGTATTAATCAAATTGCCTGTTTCAACTGgcaatttggcccaacaggtccacactgacctgctgaagagcatcccacccagactgatccctgtaaccctgcatttcccatggctaatgcatctaacctgacacccctgaacactaagcaatttagcttagccaatccacccaactgtCCCATTTGAGCTGGGAGGAAGCCAGAGACCCCTGCGAAATGTTGAGAACATGTGAACTcaagtcacctgaggctggaattgatcctggatccctggcactgaggcagcaatactaCATGCTGGACCATTTGCTCTTGAGCAGCCTGGGTCTGATTTCTACAAAGGCTCAAATTGTATTGTAGTAGTGACAATTTGAAATCAAAGTAATCAAACTTCAGGTAGAAGATGGTAAAGACTGCAAATCCTGGAAGTCATCCActaaaatgtagagctggagaagcacagtaGGTCAGCCAGTATTGGAGCaggacagttaatgtttcaggtctgggccctctTTCAGCTCCAAAAAGAAAGTGCTTTTAAATTAAAGCAGCCAGAATTTGGTTTTAAACAATTTCTACAAATATTAAAGCAAATGGCTGTGCTATTCAGCCTGTTATGAATGTGTAGTCGTCAGTGGAGACTAACTTGTGGAATTTGCATCTATCCTAGGGTATGCAAGATGTGATGAAAAGAGAATTTGGTGTAATGGTATTTTCTGCCTTgatgagaggaatgtgtgtgatGGAAAAACAGACTGTGCTGATGGTTCAGATGAAATTAACTGCCCAAACAAAACCTGCCTTGGAATGCAATGGCAATGCAGGAACCAAAAATGCATCCCTACAATTGCCAAGTGCAATGGTGTTGATGAATGTGGGGACAACTCTGAcgaggaattctgtggtgagttcAGTGCCATAGTCCATTGTGGTTCTAGAACATCAGATCAAACTTCCCTTCATCTGGGAGGTAGTTATCTATGGTGGGCAAGACTTAGTTTATCACTCCTGTACACTCTTTTGCAAAAACTTGTCTCCATCTTCCCAGCTAAATGTTTCAGTAAACTTTTTAATGTGGGAAAACAGTCCCAGAAAATCTCCCACTTTTAACATTGGGTTTGGACTCCAGATTAAAAAGCATTGCCTTTTAAAACAAGTGTTAAACGTTCTAATCTGGTAGAAGTGATTTTTCTTAAAGATTGATTTTTGTCAATGCAAATCTGCAATACCAATTTTGCTTGCTGGGACCCtctgacttggatgaagaaattctGGGTCAAAGTATGACCCCATTCCCAGACTGAATGGAAAGACAAATGGCATTCCTGTTCCTGAATGCAATTTCTGTCAAGTGCTGTGAATGAGATTAGTCTCAGCTGTTTTTCCAGGCTTTAAGCGGTGATGAAAAATCCTCCCTCAACTGAAAATCAGTGTATTGGAAGCTAATGCTGACCAACAATTCATGACAGGAATTCTTTGCTTCTTCCCCCAGGAAGCAAATGTAATTAAGAGTAAAAGATTGTTATCAATTTTGGGTTGTTAAATGAATAGTAAGCTGGAATATATAGACCTAGTGAATACATCTGAGGTGCACAGCTTTAGTGGCTTATTAGTCCACTAATGCTTTAGTGGAATCTAAATTTCTGGATAGAAGCAGAAAGAGTTGAAGATGCCCCCATGCCATGAGCACTCAAGGTGTGCACAACCCCTTTGAGTGAAATGTGTACTAAACATAATCTTGCCTGACAAGAAGCTTAGGGTGTCAGGATGTACAATATTGGGCACTGTATTTTTCTGTCAAGATCTGTTTCATGCAGCATTGTTTTAATGCTTGGTGTTCCTGCTTGTATGTATTTTCAAAAGCAATACAGAATGCATTGGCTTTACCACTTAAAACCAGATTTTTACAATAGACTAGACTCTGCCAGTTTTTCTTTGCAGAAGCTAAACACAAAGAAACCTGTTCAGAATACAAATGCAGTAACAAATGCTTACCTGAGAATAAGATTTGTGATGGAATATCAGACTGCATTGATGGGATTGATGAACCGGAATCTTGTGGTAAGAACTGAACTCAGTTTTGGCACTAATTTGACACTTCCATAAGAAACCTTTTTAGTTCTTAGCATTTGCTTTGCCTTAGTGTGCAAATTGAAAACTCTCTCGTAATGAGTACACAGTACTCTCTGCATGCCTGTTTTTAAGTGTTATCCAAATATCAATATGCTGTGAATCCAACTAGTCCAAGTTTCTTTGGTATGACATTCAACATCATGCATCTTGATGCATGATAAAGCTGCTGACTTCAGTGGCTTGATTCATAAATGGATCATTCCACTATCTGTGCGCCACATTTTGGTGTACCTCAAGAATATTTTTACTTAATTGCCTTGGTTTATAAACTTGCACTCCCTTTTGACTAGTTAGGATTCTGGCAAGGTAGCCAGTTTGGTATTGCAGAATTGATGTGTTCTACACATGACTTTATTGTGCAAGAATTACCTGTAACTTTTATTTCCCTGCTTGCTTCTTAGGTAAGAAGTGTTGGGACAATGGTGGAGGCTGCAGTATGTTGTGTGAAGAAACTATTTGGGGTGTGCACTGTTTTTGCCCAGCAGGCATGATTTTACAAGCTGACAAAAACTGTTCCAGTAAGAAACTAACAATTAACTTTTTAATTATCTACTGATTTAGTTTCTCTGAACTTGTTTAGACTTGTTACATGCAGCAAAATTGTCATGTTTTAACAATACACTACCACAGATACTAAAGATCTGAAGGAACTCaacagatccagcagcatctatagagaaagCTGAATTAATACCTCAATGCAAgatgttaactgctttctcttcagatgttgcctgatctgaaAAGTTCCTCCAGAAACTTCTTCATGCAGTAGTTTCTTCATCTTAAAAGGCACTTTCCCATGTCTTCCTTCCACTATGATTTGGAAAAAATCTTGGCTAAGGCTGAAATTTTAAATGTGTAGTTTTAGTACTCAAATTGAATAATGCAAACATTGCTCCAACAAATCTATGCAGTTCCTTGGGAAAATAATGGAGGAAGCTGTACCTAAAATCTCAACTTAAATCTTGAATAAATGTTTTCTCATCTACAGGATCTAGATACTGACTAGACTAATAcatattgtctatccctaattgttaCCAATGATGGTGagatgctttcttgaactactgcagtccatggtGTGTAGGCATACCTACCTGTTGGGAGAATActaggatttttgacccagtgacagtaaggAAGAGTTCCAAATCAAGATTACAACACCAGGAGGGGAACCTTGATGGTGATCCCACACTGTATTTCCCCCTGTGACTCAGGAAGTCACTAAATTAGCTGCTTTGGAGGCAACTCAAGTTACTGCAATGCACAAGGTAGATGAACTCCAGTTCCATATACTGGATAGGGAAATAAGCGAAGGCATCAGAAGGTGCCAGTTAAGCAGACTACTTTGGGCTCTCCAGTCAAACTGCTTGAATGTTGGAGGTGCAGCCCACAAGGGAGATGGAATATGACCATCTTTCTCCTGACTATATTACAGATGGTAAGtgggctttgagaagtcaggtgAGGTTACTCATGGTGGAATGTCAGTCTCTGGCATGCTCTTAACCACACCAACATAGCTAATCATTTTGTTTCTGGACAAATGTAGTCCCCAGGTTGTTGACCACAAGGGATTATGGAAATGCCATAGTGTTGAGGAACAATTTGATGATCCTCTTTGGTAAACATGGCACACTACTTGCCACATGAACCAATGCCTTGATAAGTGTTGATCTGACTCCACTAATGTTATCACCTGCAAAATTCATACCTTGCTCCTACTTAGGTTCTTGTTTTGTGTTCTCCACTCCCTCCCCAGCTGACACTTTTAAGTTTTTTATTAATTTTAAGTATTTAAATTTTGCAACACTTTCTTTTAATTCAATGAAGCTTCAATTTACAATCTCAATGCCTCTTTCCAGACTGGGGTATGTTACACATCTCTCCTCTTGCTGGAGGCAATTAGTAAATTCCTGTTTAGTGTCTGCTTGCATTCTCCACACTTCATGCCTGAGTAAATATTTACCTACCCAGTATATCTGCACAATGTCTCAAGTCAAGTCATTAATAAAGCTTTGTTTTTGATTGTACTGACTTGGCACAAGCCTTGCCAAGCATATATGCCAATCCCACCTTGCTGCTTGTTTCAGCTGCAGTAGCTAGCACCCTGCATGTAACATTTAATCTTGCTCTGGAAGTTGCTCAGCAATTAGTGTACTAAAATGTCAGCATGCTAACAAGCTTTATGTAAATCATGTGAACCTCAAGAGAAGCACCTGAGTCAGATGTACAGCAGGCAGACACCTTTTtaatccaactcatccaggctggccagatatcctaaacaggTCTAGTccaatttggcccatatccttctaaacccgtcctattcatctacccattcagatgtgcctttttaaatgctgtaactgtactgggcTTCTCCTCACTTCTGgtaattcattccatacacatgccacccatgtggggtggggggaatctTATTAGTGTTTAAACTTTTTTCCTCATTTAAACTTCTGTTCTCTAGTTTGGATACTTCCCCCTCACTGGGGAAAAGGCTGCCTatatttaccctacccatgtcCCTCACACTTCAAATGCCTGTTACCCTCTGACACTTCAaaaaataggcccagcctattaGCCTTCCCACCATTTCCCagcttcacccccccccccaccccacaaaacCTAGCAAAATTTTTATTTCCCTTCCCAACCCTCCAAGTTTCAAACctgcttcctatagcagagatCCCAAGAATTGCAAGCAGTATTTCAAAAAAGGCCTATATAGCCACGATCTCCAACTCCTTCACTCTGCACTGAACAAAAAGCAAGCTGTCTCTTGGACACTGCACTTCAGCTATAATTTTGAGCTGACTGTGTTTGTGGCTGTAAAAGGCTTATTGTAATAAGGCACTGAAGAACAAGCTGTCTGGGATTATGTGGGTACCAACATGTAATAGTCTTATAACAAGAAAATACAAGTTCTGATCTTTAATTATTAGTTTCATTCTCTAATCCAAGTGAagaatttaaaattgaattttagTAGCTACACTATTTTCTCACCACTTGGTGAAAACATTTAACTCAGCTGTTGGACTTAATTGCTCAATGTCAAGTATCAATTCTTCAACTTAACTGCATGTCTTCAGAAAATGCTTGTATGATGTGCATAATCAATTCAGTTTGTATGCAATGGTCATTGCTCTTTCAAATAGCTGTGCAAGCAACAGGTGTCCATCCCAGATGACTGACACCTTTTTTCCTTTTGCAGAAGGCACTACCTTCTTGGTGACAGCTGGACAGCGCAGTCTAGGGATACTGGATTTAAACAGCAGGAAGTACACATCAATGGTGGTTAACAAGGAAGTTGTGGCTGTTGCTAATGATCTAGCAAAGGCTGCTTTTTACTGGGTTGATGTTGAAGGGAATATATTTTGGTCACTAGCCAAAAATGCCAGCACTCCAATTTACAGAGGTAATTTTGACTTTAAATACTAGAAATGTGCATGCCTGAagaactcctgtactcaataggACTTTATCTCCATCCTATGGAATTATTACACTAACTTGGTCTACTGGAGACATTTTAATCTCTTACAGTTAAATCCCTAAATATTAAATTTCAAGCATGGAATATGATTGAAGTGAAACAGGGTTTTTTTGTCTATTTAACAGACCATTTGGCTATGAAGCTTAGGCTGTTTCTAATTATCCAAACTAATTTCTTGGCACTCAGTACCTGAATACACCAGTAGAGCTGATGAATCATGGTTTTTTAGGGCAAGTATTTAGAATTAAAGCTAGCTAAACATACTCACATTAAGTGTTTTGAGCTGGTCACAGCACAAGGCCTGGgcccacctcttcttcctcctcccaAGAGGACTAGGTGTGGGCATGtggttggatggtcagccatccatttccccctcccactcttacCCTCAGCATTG of the Stegostoma tigrinum isolate sSteTig4 chromosome 3, sSteTig4.hap1, whole genome shotgun sequence genome contains:
- the LOC125450683 gene encoding prolow-density lipoprotein receptor-related protein 1-like, whose protein sequence is MGWIIFKWLLLGICTNCLILSDRNVNIVDGDRCRLFWQTPCGDGCAPVSWLCDGDDDCPGGVDEQCGYARCDEKRIWCNGIFCLDERNVCDGKTDCADGSDEINCPNKTCLGMQWQCRNQKCIPTIAKCNGVDECGDNSDEEFCEAKHKETCSEYKCSNKCLPENKICDGISDCIDGIDEPESCEGTTFLVTAGQRSLGILDLNSRKYTSMVVNKEVVAVANDLAKAAFYWVDVEGNIFWSLAKNASTPIYRDKGVTSIATDWFTGLIYWTNLFEERICAGMSNGNGFTTILEKNIRPEQLLLLPAKSYIFWVNQRDDIYSNIRIETAGMDGSRRKVIVVLDSLKPIGFSLDYPYERLYWFNEDYKSVESINVDGTGRLSISNLDITKPQGFSVSDGWFYWSEANKVFRISHHLRRPKEVLIDPAVAFTLTITNQQQKSKSCFAHICKQTMSNGCF